The following is a genomic window from Bacillus carboniphilus.
TGAGGGCACGTTCTAGCAAGAATGTGCTCTTTTTATATTGTAATGAAAAGAAATAAGCCATTCAATAATTTGAATGACCTATTCTGTGAGCCTACCTAGCCCTCTATATTAAAAATCCGCTCACTAATTATTTGTAAAAACTCCGTCCACTTCTCTTGAAACTCGGGCTGTTCAGGGTTTAATCCTGTTATCATCTCAGTGACCTTACTATACAAAAGTGGATAAATCGTTAAACTTGAAATCATTAACGTAACGAGAGCAGGGTCTATTTCTTTGGGGACTAACCCCATCTCCTGTTTGGATTTCATATCTTCTACGTAGGATTGTAGAACATTACTTCTACTTTCTTCCCCGTTAGAGTTCGAAGGTATTTGATCAATGGCCTCCCAAGCTGTAAACTTCAGAAATTCCATTAAGTGATCTGTGTTGACTTTAAACCGAAATGCTGCAATGTCTGCAGGGTCAGCAGGTAGGATGAAATTAGTAGATGGAACAGAATTAGCAAAATCAGCGATAGTTTCGTTAATGAGTTCATCTTTCCCTTTAAAGTAGTGGTAGATGAGCTGTTTATTTACGTTTGCACGTCTCGCAATCGATTCAATTCTTGCTCCCGTGTAACCTTTTTCAAAAAACTCCTCTTTTGCAGCAGCTAGAATTTTTCTTCTTGTTCTTTCAGCATCGCGTATTTTTCCCATGTCTTCACCTTCTTTGCAAATCATCTGTAAGTTTATCGTAAGTTCTAATTTTACTTTAGTCAAATTAAACTAAACAAATGTAAAATTTTACTTTACAAATGGTAAGTTATATTTTACATTTAAGTTGTAACTTACCGAGTGTAAAGTTAAAAGAATACTGGGAACGAAAGGAGAATGCGTTATGAAAGCTGACAAAGTATTTGTGAATTTACCTGTTAAAAATCTGAATCAAACGATGGAATTCTTCTCTAAACTTGGAGTTGAGTTTGTAGCACAATTCACGAATGAAGATGCAGCTTGTATGAAAATTAACGATCATATCTTTTCTATGCTACTGACTGAAAAACATTTCAAAAACTTTACAACAAAAGAAATCGCAGATTCTACAAAACATACGGAAGTAATCGTATCTCTATCCGCCGAGAGTAAAGACCAGGTGAATGATATTGTAAAAAGAGCTCTTGAAGCGGGAGGGAAACCATCCAGTGATTCTCAGGACCATGGTTTTATGTACCAATGGGGGTTTCAAGATCTAGATGGACATTTGTGGGAAGTTTTATTTATGGATGAAAGCAATCTATCTAAGTAGGTTAGGAGTTGAAATGTGTTTATGAAATTAGGTCAAATCATGCTTTACGTTGATAATCAGGATGAGTCAGTGAAATTTTGGACTGAGATTCTAGGCTTTAGTGTGCTAGCAGAAGATAATAACGGTAATGGGATGAGATGGATTGAGGTTGCCTCATCAAAAGATGCAGGGACCAGTATTGTTCTTCATAACAAAAAGTTCGTAGCAGAAATGGAACCAGACATGAATCTAGGCACACCTTCACTCATGTTCTTTACGGAAGATATTGAACAATTACGAAGCGACCTGTTGTCCCATAATATTACAGTAGGTGAAATTGTAAATATGCCTACCGGAAAAGTATTTAATTTTGCAGATTATGAAGAAAACTATTTTGCTGTTATGCAAAAAGGGTAATTTTCTATATAGAAGAGGTATGTAGAATGAAGCTAGGTGCGGTGGGATCCATCGCTCTTTTTTTGGAGATTGGTAGTGGGGCTTACCTACTTTCAATGAGTTTGAAGTAAGTAAGCTCTGTTTAAAACTAATGAAGCATACTTCGGAGTTCGTCTGCTTGTCTTCGATTCACATCTAAAACTTCTTCGACCAATTGTCTGCTTTCAGGATCTAGGTCCCCACGAACCACTTCTTCTGAATACTGAACACCGTATTCTTCCAATCCCTTTATAGCATCCTGCAGAATTTTTCCGGTATCGTCTGAAAGCATGACTTGATGCATATAGCTATGCATGGATCCTGAAAAACCTTCACTGTCAGCAGGGACTCCACCTAAATCCTGAATTCGTGTGGCCAGTTTCTCTGCGCT
Proteins encoded in this region:
- a CDS encoding VOC family protein, with translation MKADKVFVNLPVKNLNQTMEFFSKLGVEFVAQFTNEDAACMKINDHIFSMLLTEKHFKNFTTKEIADSTKHTEVIVSLSAESKDQVNDIVKRALEAGGKPSSDSQDHGFMYQWGFQDLDGHLWEVLFMDESNLSK
- a CDS encoding TetR/AcrR family transcriptional regulator, translating into MGKIRDAERTRRKILAAAKEEFFEKGYTGARIESIARRANVNKQLIYHYFKGKDELINETIADFANSVPSTNFILPADPADIAAFRFKVNTDHLMEFLKFTAWEAIDQIPSNSNGEESRSNVLQSYVEDMKSKQEMGLVPKEIDPALVTLMISSLTIYPLLYSKVTEMITGLNPEQPEFQEKWTEFLQIISERIFNIEG
- a CDS encoding DUF2383 domain-containing protein; this translates as MDKDIVIEELNTLLRGTYMGIRSYEHYIQKVKDPEYKRKFQSMQQEIKNSAEKLATRIQDLGGVPADSEGFSGSMHSYMHQVMLSDDTGKILQDAIKGLEEYGVQYSEEVVRGDLDPESRQLVEEVLDVNRRQADELRSMLH
- a CDS encoding VOC family protein — translated: MFMKLGQIMLYVDNQDESVKFWTEILGFSVLAEDNNGNGMRWIEVASSKDAGTSIVLHNKKFVAEMEPDMNLGTPSLMFFTEDIEQLRSDLLSHNITVGEIVNMPTGKVFNFADYEENYFAVMQKG